One window of the Chelonoidis abingdonii isolate Lonesome George chromosome 3, CheloAbing_2.0, whole genome shotgun sequence genome contains the following:
- the FOXA2 gene encoding hepatocyte nuclear factor 3-beta, with translation MLGAVKMEGHEHSDWSGYYAEPESYSSVSSMNPGLGMNSYMGMSAMSSGPATMSGAGSMSMSYTNTAMSPSLAGMSPGPGGMAGMGSGMGPHLSPSMSPMGAQAGSMNALAPYSNMNSMSPMYGQGNLSRSRDPKTYRRSYTHAKPPYSYISLITMAIQQSPNKMLTLSEIYQWIMDLFPFYRQNQQRWQNSIRHSLSFNDCFLKVPRSPDKPGKGSFWTLHPDSGNMFENGCYLRRQKRFKCEKSKEGGGGAGGGKKQPPQQQPPQPGEGGSSDSSAGGPESPHPGASPCREHKRALAELKGTPPQQAPSPAQHLLGPHHLAHEAHLKPEHHYAFNHPFSINNLMSSSEQPPPPHHHPHHHPHHHKMDLKAYEQVMHYSGYGSPMPGSLAMGPVTNKSGLEASPLAGDTSYYQGVYSRPIMNSS, from the exons ATGCTGGGAGCCGTGAAAATGGAAGGGCACGAGCACTCGGACTGGAGCGGCTACTATGCAGAACCCGAG AGCTATTCCTCCGTGAGCAGCATGAACCCGGGCCTGGGCATGAACAGCTACATGGGCATGTCGGCCATGAGCAGCGGCCCGGCCACCATGAGCGGGGCCGGCTCCATGAGCATGTCCTACACCAACACCGCCATGAGCCCGTCCTTGGCCGGCATGTCTCCCGGCCCGGGGGGCATGGCTGGCATGGGCAGCGGCATGGGGCCCCACCTGAGCCCCAGCATGAGCCCCATGGGCGCCCAGGCCGGCTCCATGAACGCCCTGGCCCCCTACTCCAACATGAACTCCATGAGCCCCATGTACGGGCAGGGCAACCTCAGCCGCTCGCGGGACCCCAAGACCTACCGGCGCAGCTACACGCACGCCAAGCCCCCCTACTCCTACATCTCCCTCATCACCATGGCCATCCAGCAGTCGCCCAACAAGATGCTGACGCTGAGCGAGATCTACCAGTGGATCATGGACCTGTTCCCCTTCTACCGGCAGAACCAGCAGCGCTGGCAGAACTCCATCCGCCACTCGCTCTCCTTCAACGACTGCTTCCTCAAGGTGCCCCGCTCCCCGGACAAGCCGGGCAAGGGCTCCTTCTGGACGCTGCACCCGGACTCGGGGAACATGTTCGAGAACGGCTGCTACCTGCGCCGCCAGAAGCGCTTCAAGTGCGAGAAGAGCAAGGAAGGGGGCGGCGGGGCAGGCGGGGGGAAGAAGcagcccccccagcagcagccgccCCAACCCGGGGAAGGAGGCTCCTCCGACAGCTCGGCGGGTGGGCCCGAGTCCCCCCACCCCGGCGCCTCGCCCTGCCGCGAGCACAAGCGGGCCCTGGCCGAGCTCAAAGGGACCCCCCCGCAGCAGGCCCCTTCGCCGGCCCAGCACCTGCTCGGCCCCCACCACCTGGCCCACGAGGCCCACCTCAAGCCCGAGCACCACTACGCCTTCAATCACCCCTTCTCCATCAACAACCTGATGTCTTCCTCCGAGCAGCCGccgcccccccaccaccacccgcaccatcacccccaccaccacaaaATGGACCTCAAGGCCTACGAACAGGTGATGCACTACTCCGGGTACGGCTCCCCCATGCCCGGCAGCCTGGCCATGGGCCCCGTCACGAACAAAAGTGGCTTAGAAGCCTCCCCGCTGGCCGGCGACACCTCTTATTACCAAGGTGTGTATTCCCGGCCCATTATGAACTCTTCCTGA